One segment of Sulfobacillus thermosulfidooxidans DSM 9293 DNA contains the following:
- a CDS encoding toprim domain-containing protein, producing the protein MADETFAIIVEGKNDRSRLQAVLPPEIPIIPTFGIPNQDRLERIRKAVKHHTVVIFTDADAAGRRIRRILREAFPDALNVYTKPGYNGVEHTPVDYIMERFKRLGILEWD; encoded by the coding sequence ATGGCTGATGAAACGTTTGCGATTATTGTTGAAGGAAAAAATGATCGTTCACGGCTGCAAGCTGTTCTTCCCCCTGAAATTCCCATTATCCCGACATTTGGAATTCCGAATCAGGATCGTTTGGAGCGGATTCGCAAAGCGGTTAAACACCATACAGTTGTGATCTTTACGGATGCGGATGCGGCTGGCCGGCGCATTCGCCGGATATTGCGTGAGGCTTTTCCAGATGCCCTGAACGTTTACACAAAACCTGGTTATAATGGAGTGGAACATACTCCGGTCGATTACATTATGGAGCGTTTTAAGCGATTGGGTATACTCGAATGGGATTAA